Proteins encoded together in one Corallococcus soli window:
- a CDS encoding class I SAM-dependent methyltransferase, translating to MLNLLDLPRQALMDLRSRISHLPLVSQLQRRHSPNSLTLSSPAPQDLMLADSQRVETWRRAVERYVRPNQVVVDVEAGTGLRTFLAAHQHPRKLYAVDDSRLLDTAQWVARRNGLEHIDFVREPSRHFQPAEKADVLLHELLGDALFDAGLVPRMLDLRSRVLKPGGRILPNRFEVFVEPVQLREEACVPFIWTQQLPHVDFRCLQSLREAMSPSYFTRLVRSYEVDHLLCEPEVAFSFDLETMRADGLPSRVRVRRPVEEDGRVDGFCLFYKVAFDSELDFTVSPLRERNASAMTLLRVEPREFSRYETLEFELELPNPSDPRTWRWQFT from the coding sequence ATGTTGAACCTGCTCGACCTGCCTCGTCAGGCGTTGATGGACCTGCGCTCGCGTATCAGCCACCTGCCGCTGGTGTCCCAGCTCCAGCGCCGGCATTCGCCCAACAGCCTCACCTTGTCGAGCCCCGCGCCACAGGACTTGATGCTGGCCGATTCGCAGCGCGTGGAGACCTGGCGCCGGGCGGTGGAGCGCTACGTGCGTCCGAACCAGGTGGTGGTGGACGTGGAGGCTGGCACGGGCCTGCGGACCTTCCTCGCCGCGCACCAGCACCCGCGCAAGCTGTACGCGGTGGACGATTCGCGCCTGCTGGACACCGCGCAGTGGGTGGCCCGCCGCAACGGGCTGGAGCACATCGACTTCGTGCGCGAGCCCTCGAGGCACTTCCAGCCCGCGGAGAAGGCGGACGTGCTGCTGCACGAGCTGCTGGGCGACGCGCTCTTCGACGCGGGGCTCGTGCCCCGGATGCTGGACCTGCGCTCGCGCGTGCTCAAGCCCGGCGGCCGCATCCTCCCCAACCGCTTCGAGGTCTTCGTGGAGCCGGTGCAGCTTCGCGAGGAGGCGTGCGTCCCCTTCATCTGGACGCAGCAGTTGCCCCACGTGGACTTCCGCTGCCTCCAGTCGCTGCGCGAGGCGATGAGCCCGTCGTACTTCACGCGGCTGGTGCGCTCGTACGAAGTGGACCACCTGCTGTGTGAGCCGGAGGTCGCGTTCAGCTTCGACCTGGAGACGATGCGCGCGGACGGCCTGCCTTCGCGCGTGCGCGTCCGGCGGCCGGTGGAGGAGGACGGCCGGGTGGATGGCTTCTGCCTGTTCTACAAGGTCGCCTTCGACTCCGAGCTGGACTTCACCGTGTCCCCGCTGCGCGAGCGCAACGCCTCGGCGATGACGCTGCTGCGCGTGGAGCCGCGCGAGTTCAGCCGCTACGAGACGCTGGAGTTCGAGCTGGAGCTGCCCAACCCGTCGGATCCGCGCACCTGGCGGTGGCAGTTCACCTGA
- a CDS encoding WS/DGAT domain-containing protein — MAGRERMGSMDAAWLQMEEPANLMMITAVLWFDGPLDRERLRAVVRERLVERYPRFRQRAVPGALGAPHWEDVADFDLDAHLSTLRVPATGGRAALEAVVGDWLGVPLERSRPLWHLHVVKGAARGDVLLARLHHCMADGIALARVLLSLTEPVEGAVRERSAPGGEAREVSAREDGAGTPAGPDPAGVRPLARDDEARADSRTGDRDAPVQTVAELSALRDEEARASEPSVLQDDEPRSPSRTREREAPVRSGAESLRAPGWLRLARGARAALRKGAELVQEPILAGDLVRDGARGVAALGKLLGLPPDPRSPLRGPLGTRKVAAWSEPVSLARVKAVGQTLGGTVNDVLLTAVTGALRRYLAAVDAPLRDVHALVPVNLRPLDEPVPRELGNRFGVVFLRLPVHLEDPRRRLREVAKRMEALKRSPEAVVTSGVLELLGRTPAALERAVVDVMGTKASLVATNVPGPRQPVSLAGARLDGLTFWVPQAGHVGLGVSLFSYAGQVTVGVASDAARVPDPGALVAAFIEEVEALAAVAP; from the coding sequence ATGGCAGGCCGCGAGCGGATGGGAAGCATGGACGCGGCGTGGCTCCAGATGGAGGAGCCCGCGAACCTGATGATGATCACCGCGGTGCTGTGGTTCGACGGTCCCCTGGACCGCGAGCGGCTGCGCGCGGTGGTCCGCGAGCGCCTGGTGGAGCGCTACCCGCGCTTCCGTCAGCGCGCGGTGCCGGGAGCTCTGGGCGCGCCGCACTGGGAGGACGTGGCGGACTTCGACCTGGACGCGCACCTGTCCACGCTGCGCGTGCCGGCCACGGGAGGACGCGCGGCGCTGGAGGCGGTGGTGGGGGACTGGCTGGGCGTGCCGCTGGAGCGCTCCCGGCCGCTGTGGCACCTGCACGTCGTGAAGGGCGCGGCGCGCGGTGACGTGCTGCTGGCGCGGCTGCACCACTGCATGGCGGACGGCATCGCGCTCGCGCGGGTGCTGCTGTCGCTCACGGAGCCGGTGGAGGGGGCGGTTCGTGAGCGGAGCGCGCCTGGCGGGGAGGCACGGGAGGTGTCGGCGCGTGAGGATGGCGCGGGCACTCCGGCGGGCCCGGATCCGGCGGGCGTGCGGCCTCTCGCGCGGGATGACGAGGCTCGCGCGGATTCGCGGACTGGGGACCGGGACGCGCCCGTGCAAACGGTCGCGGAGCTCTCCGCGCTCCGGGATGAGGAGGCTCGCGCCTCGGAACCCTCTGTGCTCCAGGATGACGAGCCCCGTAGTCCTTCGCGGACGCGTGAGCGCGAAGCGCCCGTGCGCTCGGGTGCGGAGTCGCTGCGCGCGCCGGGATGGCTGCGGCTGGCCCGGGGGGCGCGGGCTGCCCTGCGCAAGGGCGCGGAGCTGGTGCAGGAGCCCATCCTCGCGGGTGACCTGGTGCGCGATGGCGCGCGGGGCGTGGCGGCGCTGGGGAAGCTGCTCGGATTGCCTCCCGACCCCCGCTCTCCCCTGCGGGGGCCGCTGGGGACGCGGAAGGTCGCCGCCTGGTCGGAGCCGGTGTCCCTGGCGCGGGTGAAGGCCGTGGGCCAGACGCTCGGGGGCACGGTGAACGACGTGCTGCTCACGGCGGTGACGGGCGCGCTGCGGCGCTACCTCGCGGCGGTGGACGCCCCACTGCGGGACGTGCACGCGCTGGTGCCGGTGAACCTGCGGCCCCTGGATGAGCCCGTGCCCAGGGAGCTGGGCAACCGCTTCGGCGTCGTGTTCCTTCGGCTGCCCGTCCACCTGGAGGACCCTCGCCGCCGGCTTCGTGAAGTGGCGAAGCGGATGGAAGCCCTCAAGCGCTCACCCGAGGCCGTGGTGACGTCCGGCGTGCTGGAGTTGCTCGGGCGCACCCCGGCCGCGCTGGAGCGCGCCGTCGTGGACGTGATGGGCACCAAGGCGTCGCTCGTCGCCACCAACGTGCCGGGACCGCGCCAGCCGGTGTCGCTGGCGGGAGCGCGGCTCGACGGGCTCACGTTCTGGGTGCCCCAGGCCGGCCACGTAGGG